In a single window of the Gossypium hirsutum isolate 1008001.06 chromosome D02, Gossypium_hirsutum_v2.1, whole genome shotgun sequence genome:
- the LOC107910302 gene encoding putative receptor protein kinase ZmPK1, producing the protein MATPLMLLVLLLAFSCPPSSSSSDALCAGSSLSVEKKGDVLVSPSGTFSAGFHPVGNNAYSFSIWFNKPSCNATASNCTIVWMANRDQLVNGRGSKLSLSTSGNLVLKDAGQILVWETRTASKSLPKLKLDDGGNLILSSLEGHILWQSYDSPTDTLLPLQPFNESSKLISSRSQGSYSSGYFQLYFDTDNVLCLVYKGPEFSSVYWPSPWLLRWEAGRSTFNNSKIAVLDTLGKFTSTDNFTFLSADYGSKVSRLLKVDFDGNIRLYSLKENGETWVVSWQAFPQPCMVHGCCGPNSICIYSPNFGRKCDCIPGYKMKNNSDWSLGCEPKFLLPCNRPDQVGFLKLRHVEFYGYDLDMFPNVTLEDCKNKCSKLCDCKGFQFRFIKVHEPAGTYCYPKTQLLNGHRPPNFIADFYLKVPKATLSLYNNATVQHSKLQCSNKVQTLERTYSKKPENEPLKFALWAVCSVGGLEFVVFLVWCFLIRNNDDTSPMAGKLLAATGFRKFTYAELKKATNSFSQEIGRGGGGIVFKATLSDGRVAAIKTLTDANQGEAEFLAEVNTIGKLNHMNLIEMWGLCTEGKHRLLVYEYMEHGSLAKNLSLKALDWKKRFDIAVGTARGLAYLHEECLEWVLHCDIKPHNILIDSKFQPKVSDFGLSWLLNRGDVKRSNISRIRGTRGYMAPEWVSNLPITSKVDVYSYGIVLLELVTGRSPAMGTAVTDDGSPKEKTTLAAWGRENMASAGETETWKHEIIDPKLEGIYDEAEVLNLITVALQCVQEDKDARPTMSEVVEMLLRNENH; encoded by the coding sequence atggcCACGCCATTGATGCTCCTAGTTTTATTATTGGCTTTTTCCTGTCCACCTTCCTCTTCATCTTCTGATGCGCTATGTGCGGGTTCATCTCTCTCAGTGGAGAAAAAAGGCGATGTGTTGGTTTCACCCAGTGGCACTTTCAGTGCTGGTTTCCACCCTGTTGGCAACAATGCTTATTCCTTTTCCATATGGTTCAACAAACCATCCTGCAATGCTACTGCTAGCAATTGCACCATAGTTTGGATGGCCAATCGGGATCAACTAGTCAATGGTAGAGGCTCAAAGCTTTCCCTATCGACATCAGGTAACCTTGTTTTAAAAGATGCGGGTCAGATCCTTGTTTGGGAAACGAGAACTGCCTCAAAATCCCTTCCCAAGTTAAAACTTGATGATGGCGGCAATCTCATCCTGTCTAGCTTGGAAGGCCATATATTGTGGCAAAGCTATGATTCACCCACGGATACTCTGCTTCCTCTTCAACCATTCAATGAGAGCTCGAAGCTCATATCATCAAGAAGCCAAGGAAGCTACTCATCGGGTTATTTTCAGCTTTATTTTGATACTGATAATGTTCTCTGCCTTGTTTACAAAGGTCCTGAGTTTTCAAGCGTTTATTGGCCTAGTCCATGGCTTTTGAGATGGGAAGCTGGAAGATCCACGTTCAATAATAGCAAAATTGCAGTCTTGGATACTTTGGGCAAGTTTACATCAACTGATAATTTTACTTTCTTGTCGGCTGATTATGGCTCAAAGGTTTCAAGACTGTTGAAGGTGGATTTTGATGGCAATATTCGACTGTATAGTctaaaagaaaatggagaaactTGGGTTGTTTCATGGCAAGCCTTCCCTCAACCATGTATGGTTCATGGATGCTGTGGACCGAACAGCATTTGCATTTATTCTCCTAATTTTGGAAGGAAATGTGATTGCATTCCAGGATATAAAATGAAGAATAATTCTGATTGGTCTCTTGGATGTGAACCAAAATTTCTTCTTCCTTGTAACCGACCTGATCAGGTTGGTTTCCTGAAACTCCGCCATGTTGAATTCTATGGCTATGATCTGGACATGTTTCCTAATGTCACTTTAGAGGATTGTAAGAATAAGTGCTCGAAGTTGTGTGATTGCAAAGGTTTTCAGTTCAGATTTATTAAAGTTCATGAACCAGCTGGTACATATTGCTATCCCAAGACACAATTGTTGAATGGACATCGCCCGCCAAATTTTATTGCTGATTTCTACTTGAAAGTGCCCAAGGCTACTCTCTCCTTGTACAATAACGCTACCGTTCAACATTCAAAGTTACAATGTTCCAACAAAGTGCAGACCCTGGAACGAACGTATTCCAAAAAGCCTGAAAATGAGCCGCTGAAATTTGCACTTTGGGCGGTATGTTCAGTCGGAGGGCTGGAGTTTGTTGTTTTCTTGGTATGGTGTTTCTTGATTAGAAACAATGACGACACAAGCCCAATGGCAGGCAAGCTTCTTGCTGCCACAGGCTTCAGAAAATTCACCTACGCAGAGCTGAAAAAGGCGACAAATAGCTTCTCCCAAGAGATTGGAAGAGGTGGAGGAGGAATTGTCTTCAAAGCCACTCTCTCCGATGGTCGAGTTGCGGCAATCAAAACACTCACTGATGCTAACCAAGGGGAAGCTGAATTCCTAGCAGAAGTGAACACCATTGGAAAGCTTAATCACATGAACCTGATAGAGATGTGGGGCCTCTGTACAGAGGGAAAACATAGGCTTCTGGTGTATGAGTACATGGAACATGGATCATTGGCCAAAAATCTCTCTTTAAAAGCACTCGATTGGAAAAAAAGATTCGATATTGCTGTGGGAACCGCAAGAGGCTTAGCTTATTTACATGAAGAATGTTTGGAATGGGTTCTCCATTGTGATATAAAACCTCATAACATTCTCATAGACTCTAAATTCCAGCCTAAAGTGTCAGATTTTGGCCTGTCTTGGCTTCTAAATAGAGGCGATGTTAAGCGTTCAAACATCTCGAGGATCCGGGGAACTAGGGGTTACATGGCACCTGAGTGGGTGTCAAATTTGCCCATCACCTCTAAAGTTGATGTCTATAGCTATGGGATAGTTTTATTGGAGTTAGTGACAGGAAGAAGCCCTGCAATGGGAACCGCAGTGACAGATGATGGAAGTCCAAAAGAGAAAACAACGCTGGCAGCATGGGGGAGAGAGAACATGGCAAGTGCCGGAGAGACCGAAACATGGAAGCATGAGATAATCGATCCCAAGCTGGAAGGGATATACGATGAGGCTGAGGTGCTAAATCTGATTACTGTGGCTCTGCAATGCGTTCAGGAAGATAAAGACGCGAGACCAACGATGAGTGAAGTAGTTGAGATGCTACTTCGTAATGAAAACCATTGA